The Anabaena sp. PCC 7108 region CGCAGTCCGTTTCCGTCCTGACGCAGATGCGCGTCAACCAGAAATTCAGATATTACCCGACTGGGAAAGAGTTGCAAAAGTTGGTTTAAATACCAAAGATATCGGAGACACAATCCAGACCGCAATTGAAGGTAGTATACCCACCCAGCTACAACGCAATAACCGTTTAGTTGATGTCCGAGTACAATTAAACGAAGCTTCTGTACAATCAACTTCTCAGTTAGAGAGATTACCTCTATTTGTGGAAGGTAATCAACAAATCCGTTTAAGTGATGTAGCGAAAATTGCCGAAGCTCAAGCACCAGGAGAAATTCAACGGATTAATCAGCGTCAAGTCTTCCTCATAGCTGGTAATTTGGCAGAGGGTGCTAGTCTCAGTCAAGCCTTAGTTCAAGTTAATAAAGTTCTCGAAAGTGTAGATTTCCCAGCAGGTGTAAGTCGCTTACCCAGTGCGACAGCTGAATCTAATCAAGAACTACAAAACTCGCTACAACTCTTAGGGGGATTAGCTATCTTCTTAGTCTTTGTAGTTATGGCTGTACAATACAATTCCCTCGTAGACCCTTTGGTAATTTTGTTTACTATTCCTCTGGCATTAGCTGGGGGTATTTTTGGGTTGTATATTACTGAAACTGCCATTGGCGCAACAGTAGTTGTCGGTGCGGTCTTGTTAGTAGGTATTGTGGTTAACAACGCCATTATTATGGTGGAACTAGCTAATCAACTTCGGGAACGAGAACACATTGACCGCAAAACCGCAATTTTAAAAGCCGCACCCCAGCGTTTACGACCTATTTTGATGACAACCATTACCACTGTTTTAGGTATGTTCCCTCTCGCATTGGGAATTGGAGAAGGTTCAGAATTTCTCCAACCATTGGGTGTGGTCGTATTTTCTGGTTTGTCTTTAGCAACGCTGCTAACGCTGTTTATAATTCCCTGTTTTTATACTCTGCTACATGATTTAATCGGTGGACGTTGGGCAAAACCTGTAGTTATCAGATTGCGAATTTGGAAGAAAAAATATCAGTAGGGGCTTATTGCAATACGTGCTTACACCAATTCTCTATACACTGCTAATGTTTCCTCATGAACACGAGCAATATTCAGCCAATCGAGGTTTTGCTTTGCTCTATATTTCCACTCTTGAAGTGTATCTGGTTTACTCAATAATTTGACTAATTCTCCAGCTAAGGCTTGACTATCTTTAGCTGGTACTAAAATTCCAGCTTCTCCATTGTCCAATGCTTCTGGGATGCCATCTACCTCTGTAGCAACAATAGCTACCCCTGCTTCTCTAGCTTCTGAAAGTACTAGAGGACAAGGATCTCGGTGAGAAGCCAAAACAAAAATATCACAAGCCAGGAGATAACATTGCGGTTCCGGTTGAAATCCTTCAAAATGGATACGATTGCTGACAGAAGTTGCTTGGGCTTGGGCTGCAAACATCTCTCTATCTGGACCATTTCCCACTAGATAAAGATGTCCTTCGGGAAACTCTGGGGCAATTTGCTCAAAAGCAGCAATTAACTCGGTGATACCTTTCCTTGTATACATTCCCGCTACCGTTGCGATCGCAGGACGTTGTAAATTTAAAGGTTGATAATCTGATATTTTTCGAGTCCGAGGACTTCCCAAAGTCCCATTACGTACTACCCGTAATTTATTTTCAGGAATACCACGTTGCACCATTGAAGTTTTCACAGCTTGACTAACAGCAATGACTCTATCTGCTAAACCCATTAATAAGCTAGAACGTTGAAATTCATTATGTACTGTGGAAATTAAAGCATATCTATTTTTTAGTCTTAAGATACTTGCTAAAACTATCCCAGTCATCATATGAGCATGAACAATATCGGGCTGAAACTGTTGTACAATTTTCCGATAAGCTACTGCTGCTTTAATAATATTGTTCGGGTTCCGACTTTGGTCTATTTCGTAGTGTTTGACACCAAATTTGTATAATAATGTTTCATACTCTCCCCCACCAGAAATTACAGCTAC contains the following coding sequences:
- a CDS encoding glycosyltransferase family 4 protein produces the protein MRIIHILNHVQEIGNGIVNVAVDIACLQAKNGHDVAVISGGGEYETLLYKFGVKHYEIDQSRNPNNIIKAAVAYRKIVQQFQPDIVHAHMMTGIVLASILRLKNRYALISTVHNEFQRSSLLMGLADRVIAVSQAVKTSMVQRGIPENKLRVVRNGTLGSPRTRKISDYQPLNLQRPAIATVAGMYTRKGITELIAAFEQIAPEFPEGHLYLVGNGPDREMFAAQAQATSVSNRIHFEGFQPEPQCYLLACDIFVLASHRDPCPLVLSEAREAGVAIVATEVDGIPEALDNGEAGILVPAKDSQALAGELVKLLSKPDTLQEWKYRAKQNLDWLNIARVHEETLAVYRELV